A DNA window from Solanum lycopersicum chromosome 3, SLM_r2.1 contains the following coding sequences:
- the LOC101258638 gene encoding heparanase-like protein 1 codes for MNFRTLFLIFVALCPALSAQIVKQIVLTIDASTKVAWTDANYICATIDWWPKEKCNYKQCPWGSASILNLDLTHPYLVNAIRAFKGLRLRLGGSLQDQVIYGVGNLISPCRPFTQHKDGLFGFSKGCLPMQRWDELNNLFKKTGALVTFGLNALYGRRQANRHAWVGNWDSSNALNFIKYTVAKGYHIHSWEFGNELSGSGIGARVDAAQYGKDVFQLHNLLNQAYQNTPERPLLLAPGGFYDPGWFGKLLQVSGRGTVNVLTHHIYNLGPGSDSKLVDKILNPEYLSRTEGTFSSLTQTILRNGPWASAWVGESGGAFNSGGPDVSNAFVDSFWYLDQLGMAAKHHTKVYCRQTLIGGNYGLLDTATFIPNPDYYSALLWNRLMGKVVLGVVNSAAPHLRTYAHCTKDRAGVTLLLINLSTQIQYQVNIHSTAETSLQVGKKMDHNKKSFARSIKQSVSWVGTKSSDITLSREEYHLTPEGRNIRSRTMLLNGKLLQLTETGDIPSLSPVFTNLNSPLSIEPLSIKFIVFPNFNSPSCT; via the exons ATGAACTTCAGAACCTTGTTCTTAATTTTTGTGGCTCTATGCCCTGCACTTTCAGCACAAATTGTTAAACAAATAGTACTTACGATTGATGCATCTACGAAAGTTGCCTGGACAGATGCTAATTACATTTGTGCTACCATTGATTGGTGGCCTAAAGAGAAGTGTAACTACAAGCAATGTCCTTGGGGTTCAGCATCCATTCTAAATCTG GATTTAACTCATCCATATCTGGTGAATGCTATACGAG CTTTCAAGGGTTTGAGATTACGGCTTGGAGGTTCTTTACAAGACCAAGTAATATATGGCGTTGGCAACTTGATATCTCCTTGCAGACCATTCACCCAGCATAAGGATGGGTTGTTTGGATTCTCTAAGGGATGCTTACCTATGCAGAGATGGGATGAGCTAAATAACCTTTTCAAGAAGACAGG AGCACTTGTGACTTTCGGCTTGAATGCACTGTATGGGAGACGACAGGCAAATAGGCATGCGTGGGTAGGAAATTGGGATTCCAGCAATGCccttaatttcataaaatacaccGTTGCCAAGGGCTACCACATACACTCGTGGGAATTTG GAAATGAATTGAGTGGTAGCGGGATTGGTGCAAGAGTTGATGCTGCACAGTATGGAAAAGATGTTTTCCAGCTGCACAATCTCTTAAACCAAGCATATCAGAACACCCCCGAACGTCCTCTACTATTAGCACCAGGAGGATTCTATGATCCTGGGTGGTTCGGCAAGCTCCTTCAGGTTTCAGGGCGTGGCACTGTCAATGTCTTGACACATCATATTTATAATCTTGGCCCGG GGTCCGATAGCAAGCTAgtggataaaattttaaatcctGAATACCTGAGTAGAACAGAAGGCACATTCAGCAGTCTTACTCAAACCATTCTAAGAAATGGTCCTTGGGCTTCAGCTTGGGTTGGAGAATCTGGTGGAGCCTTCAACAGTGGAGGTCCTGATGTGTCTAACGCCTTCGTAGATAGCTTTTG GTACTTAGATCAGCTTGGCATGGCAGCCAAGCATCATACTAAAGTATACTGCAGACAGACGCTTATAGGTGGAAATTATGGGCTTCTTGATACTGCTACGTTTATTCCAAATCCTGATTATTATAG TGCACTTCTTTGGAATAGACTGATGGGAAAAGTAGTTCTTGGTGTTGTCAACAGCGCAGCACCACATTTGCGCACTTATGCCCACTGTACAAAAGATAGA GCAGGTGTGACTTTACTTCTGATAAATTTAAGCACTCAGATTCAGTACCAAGTCAACATCCACTCTACTGCAGAAACCAGCTTGCAAGTTGGTAAAAAAATGGATCACAACAAGAAGTCATTCGCGCGCAGTATTAAGCAAAGTGTTTCGTGGGTAGGAACCAAATCATCAGACATTACACTATCGCGAGAAGAATACCATCTAACGCCAGAAGGTCGCAACATTAGAAGCAGAACAATGCTCCTCAACGGGAAATTATTGCAACTCACAGAAACAGGAGACATTCCAAGCTTGTCTCCAGTCTTTACAAATCTCAACTCTCCATTATCTATTGAACCATTGTCCATCAAGTTCAttgtttttcctaattttaattCTCCCAGTTGTACATAG
- the LOC101265526 gene encoding SNAP25 homologous protein SNAP33, whose product MFGLKKSPLHRNARNHSVNPGSGGYSSSNPFDSDNESDNKETIKPARTPLHRNARNHSVNPGFGGYPSSNPFDSDNKETIKPVRRTSSEPSPVTPHLSTNTFDDDDDIKQTHSSAYSVTSTERNKYKNEFRDSGGFENQTVQELENYAVHKAEETTKSVNNCLRIAEDIRQDATKTVITLHQQGEQITRTHLTAADIDHDLSRSEKLLGTLGGFFSKSWKPKKTRSITGPVITRDDPVQRRGNHLEQREKLGLNSAPKERSSSRTLPQEPTNALQKVEVEHAKQDDALSDLSNLLGELKHMAIDMGSEIERQNRSLDHFQDDVDELNFRVKGANQRGRRLLGK is encoded by the exons atgttcGGGCTTAAGAAGTCGCCCTTGCATAGGAATGCTAGGAATCACTCTGTGAATCCTGGATCCGGTGGTtattcaagttcaaatccttttgATTCTGACAATGAATCAGACAACAAGGAAACTATAAAACCTGCTCGGACGCCCTTGCATAGGAATGCTAGGAATCACTCTGTGAATCCTGGATTCGGTGGTTAtccaagttcaaatccttttgATTCTGACAACAAAGAAACTATAAAACCTGTTCGGAGAACTTCGTCAGAGCCTTCTCCAGTTACCCCACATTTGAGTACAAAcacttttgatgatgatgatgatattaaaCAGACTCATTCATCTGCTTACTCCGTGACTTCAACAGAaagaaataaatacaaaaatgagTTCAGGGACTCTGGAGGATTTGAGAACCAAACTGTACAGGAGTTGGAAAACTATGCAGTACACAAGGCTGAAGAGACAACGAAATCTGTTAACAATTGCCTGAGGATTGCAGAAGACATCAGACAAGATGCCACAAAAACTGTAATCACATTACATCAGCAGGGTGAACAAATTACAAGAACCCACTTAACTGCAGCTGACATTGATCATGACCTTAGCAGA AGTGAAAAACTTTTGGGTACTCTTGGAGGCTTCTTTTCTAAGAGTTGGAAGCCTAAGAAGACACGCTCAATTACAGGGCCAGTAATTACTAGAG ATGATCCAGTTCAAAGAAGGGGTAACCACCTGGAGCAGAGAGAAAAGTTGGGGTTGAACTCTGCACCCAAGGAACGCTCAAGTTCACGAACACTACCTCAGGAACCTACTAATGCACTGCAGAAAGTTGAG GTTGAGCATGCGAAGCAAGATGACGCATTATCAGATCTCAGTAACCTGTTGGGAGAGCTCAAACATATGGCTATTGACATGGGGTCTGAAATCGAAAG GCAGAACAGATCCCTGGATCATTTTCAAGATGATGTAGATGAGCTCAACTTCCGAGTTAAAGGTGCTAACCAGCGTGGCCGCCGCTTACTTGGCAAATGA
- the LOC101253174 gene encoding uncharacterized protein: MASPSRVEVLTLFRSLLRTAREFPDYNVREYTKRRTIDGFRQNKDLSDPSKVTAAFSDGRSQLEVAKRQAVVYSLYAPKVKSVMELNQ, translated from the coding sequence ATGGCGTCGCCGTCACGCGTGGAAGTCCTTACTCTTTTCCGGTCGCTTCTACGGACGGCGCGTGAGTTTCCCGATTACAACGTTAGGGAATACACTAAACGCCGAACAATCGATGGGTTTCGCCAGAACAAAGACCTGTCGGATCCATCTAAGGTCACCGCTGCTTTCTCCGATGGTAGGTCACAGCTCGAGGTTGCCAAGAGACAAGCCGTAGTTTACTCCCTCTACGCACCCAAGGTCAAAAGCGTTATGGAATTGAACCAGTAA